Within the Carassius gibelio isolate Cgi1373 ecotype wild population from Czech Republic chromosome B4, carGib1.2-hapl.c, whole genome shotgun sequence genome, the region TAGagtaaatcttatttattcattttattttattttagtacttattttagtactttaagccaaactaaaatgagaaatgcagtcttgtcttaatttttttttatatatataataaaatttattttatttatatattattgtttcaTTACAGTTaatgcagtctctctctctctctctctctctctctctctctttctatatatatatatatatatatatatatatatatatatattatatggctGATCTGTATGTCACAGAAAGCAGCTGCTAATGAATTTGGTGCCTTTGAGGAAAAACAGTCAGATTGGGTTTGAGTTGTGATTATTTCcagatgaaacacacacacacacacacacacacacattccagtCCCTTCAAAGAGGGAGGAGAAGTAGGTAGTATGTTGAAGAAATAGGGACAACTGGAGGAGAAAGATGGGgccagactctctctctctctctctctttctgagtctctctgtctctgagcttcTGTTTATTTACCGCTGAATGCGACAGTCTCTTGGCCTGACTGAGAAGCAGCGAGAGAAAAGAAGAAACAGCATGACGGCCCTCTGGATTCTGTCTGTATCTGCGCTGATGTGTCAGATGTCCATCACTGCGTCTCTGCACTGGAGGAAAGGTACGACGGGAGACAGAGCATGAGCACTTCAAATCGACACACTTCTGCTTAAATGCTTGAAAGGACACATTTAAACTGTGCCAAAAACTCAGAATagttattaatacttttttaatatcGAAATTGTGAGATATACACTTGCAATTGAAAGGAAATATAGTCAGAATTATTAGATTAAAACGTTGAAATTTTTATGTCTTTATGCATGGCAGAAGAAATCATGACATTTAAATGGACAGTTCTCGTAAGAAAAAAAATTTGTGACTAAATTTAAGAATTAAGAACAATATAGTCAAAATTggaagatttaaaaatatttgccaGAAACAAAGTCCatattgttagatataaactctagaaaaaaagtcacaaatatatatatattttattctgtaaTTTTGTAATATGGTGTTCCAAACCagagttattatcattaactaatagcaaaaaaaaaaaaaaaaatgggtcatgtgatgtgatttcaagttttcctttctctttggagtgtaaaaagctcttggtgcaaaaggaagatctgtaaagttacaaagactaaagtttcaaatccaaagagatattcatcatcaaagttaagactctgccacacatCCCCAAACtgccttgtttaaacacacccccacatctctacgtcactatgtgggaagatttgcaaaacagcgcccaaatgttcacgcaaagaaagaaggcgtaccttttattctctctgttgtcGCTGGCACAATtttatggagatgctgtgtgtttcattgtgaaagttaaactgctttgtttggccttccaaaagagcacAATATCCGCTTTGTTATGCCCAGAGCTGATCCGTGCTAgtcactgaggaaatacatcaacttcacgCTGTGGATCGCCGGATTGGCTTTCACGGACGAAGAAGAGCCCCCGGCTTTAGTGTAGCCTTTGGCTGTTCCTCGCTCAAACCCCCAGCTGTTCCTTGCTCTAGTCGTCGGCTGTTCCTCGCTCTAGCCACCGGCTGTTCCTCGCCCTAGCCACCGGCTGTTCCTCGCTCTAGCCACCGGCTGTTCCTCGCCCTATTCACTGGCTGTTACTCGCCCTAGCCACCAGCTGTTCCTCGCTCTAGCCACCGGCTGTTCCTCGCTCTAGCCACCGGCTGTTCCTCGCCCTATTCACTGGCTGTTACTCGCCCTAGCCACCAGCTGTTCCTCGCCCTAGCCACTGGCTGTTTCTCGCTCTAGCCACTGGCTGTTACTCGCCCTAGCCACCGGCTGTTCCTCGCCCTATTCACTGGCTGTTACTCGCCCTAGCCACCGGCTGTTCCTCGCTCTAGCCACCGGCTGTTCCTTGCTCTAGCCAATGGCTGTTCCTCGCTCTAACCACTGGCTGTTCCGTGCTCTAGCCACTGGCTGTTCCTCGCCTTAGCCACCGGCTGTTCCTCGCTCTAACCACTGGCTGTTCCTTGCTCTAGCCAATGGCTGTTCCTCGCTCTAACCACTGGCTGTTCCTTGCTCTAGCCACTGGCTGTTCCTTGCTCTAGCCACTGGCTGTTCCTCGCCCTATTCACTGGCTGTTACTCGCCCTAGCCACCAGCTGTTCCTCGCCCTAGCCACTGGCTGTTTCTCGCTCTAGCCACTGGCTGTTACTCGCTCTAGCCACTGGCTGTTCCTCGCCCTATTCACTGGCTGTTACTCGCCCTAGCCACCGGCTGTTCCTCGCTCTAGCCACCGGCTGTTCCTTGCTCTAGCCAATGGCTGTTCCTCGCTCTAACCACTGGCTGTTCCGTGCTCTAGCCACTGGCTGTTCCTCGCCTTAGCCACCGGCTGTTCCTCGCTCTAACCACTGGCTGTTCCTTGCTCTAGCCAATGGCTGTTCCTCGCTCTAACCACTGGCTGTTCCTTGCTCTAGCCACTGGCTGTTCCTTGCTCTAGCCACTGGCTGTTCCTCGCTTTAGCCACCGGCTGTTCCTCGCTCTAACCACTGGCTGTTCCTTGCTCTAGCCACCGGCTGTTCCTCGCTTTAGCCACCGGCTGTTCCTCGCTCTAACCACTGGCTGTTCCTTGCTCTAGCCACTGGCTGTTCCTCGCTCTAACCACTGGCTGTTCCTCCCTCTAGCCACCGGCTGTTCCTCGCTCTAGCCACTGGCTGTTCCTCGCTCTAGCCACTGGCTGTTCCTCGCTCTAGCCACCGGCTGTTCCTCGCTCTAGCCACTGGCTGTTCCTCGCTCTAGCCACTGGCTGTTCCTCGCTCTAGCCAAAGGCTGTTCCTCGCTCTAGCCACCGGCTGTTCCTCGCTCTAGCCACCGGCTGTTCCTCGCTCTAGCCACTGGCTGTTCCTCGCTCTAGCCACCGGCTGTTCCTCGCTCTAGCCACTGGCTGTTCCTCGCTCTAGCCATTGGCTATTCCTCACCCTAGCCACCGGCTGTTCCTCGCTCTAGCCACCGGCTGTTACTCGCTCTAGCcaccggctgttcctcactctaGCCACCGGCTTTTCCTTGCTCTAACCACCTGCTGTTTCTCACTTTAGCCGTTGACTGTTCCTCGCTGTAGCCACCGGctagaaaataaaatagaaatatggcagttttgaaataggcctataattatttaatttaggaAGATAAATAGCTTGaatgtttgaaaacacagtgCTGCAAGTACTGTAATAcctaaaaacatttgaaatagaaTGAAATAGAAAGTCTAATTCAAAGTCATCTCAATGACTGTAAAATGTCAGTGTTTTGACCTGCAGCCAGCGTTTGAGTGTCTGACCTCCAGAGGAACAAACACAGCAGATGTGATGAATGAGCTGGTGTCTGTTGTTTGTGGGATGTGAAGTGCTAATCTTGTGAGATTGGTGACCTTGCACATTTACAGTGAGATCTGTGGATGCGAGTGCTAGGTGGGATGACATGGGCCAATAACGGAGGGATGCTGGTGGTGCCGGTGGCTTTGAGTCTCCGTATATCTGTTCTTACATTTCATTAGAATCCTCTGCCATCCAAGGGCACGAGCCAGGCCTCTGGCATCTGTGTTTGGACTCACAGTCAAGTGTTTCTGAGAGGTTTTGCTGGGATTTTATGAGCTTTAACTAGCAGCTAACAGAGATGTTCAATTACTTTAGTCTTTGTAGGACGTTCACCTCCGAATGGAATTTTGCAAAGCATCCACCAAACAGTTTCCACCTCATGAGTCCTTTAATCAAAACAAAGTGCTAATGATACGcactgtgagtgtgtgaaatCACTGGAATAAACCCTTAAATAAAAGATCTCCATTGGCTCTTTGCAGCACTTTAGTTTCACTATATAcatctcaacctttttttctggattgttgcgtcaaaatatatatatatatatttttttttttttattaaacatcttAAAGTTAGTCTCATTTTTTAAGactccatttatttgattaaatctgttttctatgtgaacatctgttttctgtgatgcacagctgtattttcagcatcattcctccagtcttcagtgtcacatgatcttcagaaatcattctaatctgctgatttactgctcaagaaacatttatgattattatcaatgttgaaaatgattGTGCTGCACAGTATGTTTGACATTATAACATTCCAAATTTTTTTCAGACTTTTGATTCGATTTAATGCATCCAAAATGAAAGTGTTATTCCTGCtgcacacaaacattttaaatatactcctgACTGTGAGTGTGCGGTTTATCTTTGAGGACACACACTGACACTTACTGAGAAAACTATACAGTGCTTTcctcacaaaaatgtttttgtgaagtGATCATTTCCATGGAAGTGTGGCGGTCACGAGGAGAAGGCTGGCAGCGGGAGGCTTCGGCTCaactgtgtttatgtggtttCTAAGGTCAGTTTAGAGCAGGAGGCTCAAGTTTATGAAGGTGAGAGTCTGAAGACCCACCGACACACATCTGCAGCTGATCGGTGCAAACAGATGTGGAATGTGTGTGATGCTGGCGACATCCCGAATGGATCAAACACATGACCAGCTCCCGTCAACTTCAGCTTGTTTTTGGTTCAAGCCTGTTATTCCTGCAAGTGTCCATATTCTTAAAGTCTCCAGTTAATGTCACTTGCTAGTTATTTGGAAGACCCATCCGTATTTAACTGATATCCTCTTGCATTATTCACGGTCAGAGATGCGTCATGATGAAATGAGACCAATATCTCGCTGTCCGTCAGCCGCTGACATGCACAGAAGAGAAACAGATGCACAGCTGCCGAACACATGTGCTGAAACATTTTAATCAGGAAATAAACATCACAGTGAAAACAGCTGTAACTGTAACAGtaaacactttttaaatgaacaaatacctGTTCATTGTTTACAAAGGGGCTAAATATGGTGAGAATTGAACATAGGCCTACTTGTAGAGTAAAATATTGGCTGTGTCCTAAAGCCTAGGCAGCTGACTTGTGTCATATCAGGCAATGATTTTGAAGGCAATGTTGTTGCACAAAGACACctcatgaaaattatttttactcTTAAAGTTTCAGGAAGTGAAGCAGAATTTGGATTCGGATGTGCCTTGATTTTTGATTTTTGACATTTTAGAGCTTTGGGACGCAGCCATTGTTAAATGCTAATGTAAGGAAGGCTACTGTAACTTTGGCAAACGTTCTACAAGGAACATTAACAGAATTTCTGCTCAAAGTTATtgggtctttaataatgttttcaaaacgttagcacaaaaacatttttcatggAATGTTTTTCCTGAGCGTTTTAGCTGAGCGTTAATGTAACGTTTTTGAAACTACTTGTTTTAGAATCttcagagaacatttaaaagtaacgtTTACATTatgtttgcaaaattataaaaGGTGcacataaacactttaaaaactggACATTTTGAACGTTCAgagaaatgttgaaaaaaaaaagttttgtattaCTTAATAGGGACATTAGCAATACGTTCTTAAAACAGAGTTTTGTTAACTAGGAAAGAATGAGtcataatttaacaacatttattcTCAGTTCTTAGTGTACATCAgggttttatgttatattttatgctgttaatattgcattattttagtgtcgCTTCTTACCAGGATGCTGTTTTGTGTATATGACATCATATAGCTTCTATATTTGCTTGTGTTGAAGTTTAATCCATCATGTATCTTTCACTTTATCTCCTTATTTTTAATGAGTTTATCAGTATATTATAAAGGtaaaaacacaatttattaatttggtATAGATGAAAATGATGAAATATGGTCAGTTGGTAAAACTAGAAGTTTTGCTaccatatttttaatttgtttttagtttttgggGAGCACAGCTGCTGCTTTTACCGTAACTTTCAtggatttttttctgttttattaaacTGACCCACTCCAGCACAAACACCCGTCTCACATGTGTCTGAACATTAACAGCATCTTTCGTCTGACAGTCTGCTGCTTGTGGAAGTTACTTTGAGACGAATGCGCTGCAGTAGAGAATCTAAACCAGCAGCACTGTGAGAAATTTCAGTGTGTGATGAGTCACAACACATTACCCATgatcctctctgtctctcagctCTGTTCCCATCAGCCTTCAGAGTGAAGCGAGGGACGGCAGCACTTCTCAACCCCACGTTTCAGAAATCAGCGGAGGACGCCAGCCTTCTGTTTGAGGTACGGCTCACGCTGGTGTGCAATATACCGTGATATAGAGCCATAACAAACTCAGTGTAGATGTCAACATCGAACAGCATTTGTAAGCCATTTACTTGAGTGATGTGATGAGATTTCAGAGGCAACCTGACTATTCAGAAAGGAGACTTTTTACATTGAGATAAgggttattataaattaaaaccataaaaatgttactttaaataaaataaatgttaactgtaatacaataaaatatttttaaaactttagaTTTCACCTGGTttgaaagtaaaattaaaaaataaaataaataaaaaacatacttgTTACTTGACAAAAATAATTaagatgttattttatttcagctagtttccaaggcaaattgtttttttttgtttttttttttttatgtagaagaaaaataaaaatagaaaattacaGTCACTAAAAGTTACTAAAAGCTTAATTAAATTGAACATCAatgcagaaaatatataaattaaattaatatttgcagAAATTGTAATAGCATCTCAATGGTACTAAAATATCACTGAtgccaaacataatttttttatttattattattttaatttagtgtaaCCTGATGtacttaaataactaaaataaaaataaatgaaaacaattcagatatattttatatatatataaaatacaaaatacaaacaaacaaaaaaaacaaaaatgacacaaacacaataaagttactaaatggaaaatgtaaaaattataaattattatatatatatatatattttttttttatattaataaaacctTAAAAGTATCTCAAAAGCCAGAAATATTAACAATGTCTCATACTATATTCGAACTATCTTGGCCAAGATCAATATGTGCAATCAAAAGCTTTTCATTTGAGCTCAGAGAAAACTTAACACTTTCAGAACAACTTCTCACGAGGACTTTGAGCGGAAACTGAAGTTTGCTGAGCACTGAAACTTGTTTATCAGCGGTGTTTAATGTGCTTTTCAGCATCTCTGGTTGAATAAAGCAGGCGATCAATAGCTCTCCATACTCTTGTGTTTACTCGGTTATTGAGTTGTGCTGAGTTCTGCAATCTCCTGCGCTGTCAGATCCATCAGCCGCTCCATACTGAGAGATGCACGAGATCTCCAGTTAGAttcaatacaaaaagaaaaacatattaatattccAGCAGTGTGGCGCTGCGGGACATCAGACACAAACTAAAGCCTGTCGATCGACCTCGTCGCACGCTAAACACAGACTGAACTCTCGAGACTCAGATCTCAGTCTGCTGCACGCCACTGAACCAGTCAAGAAACATGCTAAATATCCAGTAATATCATCAGTTTAACTGCACTGTCACTATTAGATGAGAACCAAACTAAACTGAGAAAACAGGGAATGTTCTGGCAAGTTAAGACCAAACGTTTTGTTCTTCCTGTGACATTCTTCCATGTGTTCAAATCAAAAAAAAGATGTGGTTTTTAATAACGttctcaaaacaaaaacattcttcaTACATCATTCATGGAAtgttttttctgaaatgttagtTGGATGTTTgtctaatgtttttatttttaagttactaCTTGATTCAGAACGTTCTGTGAGCATTCACCAGTAACATTCTCATAATGTTCAGAGAACGTTCAGTAACATTCATGTAAACTTTCTTTTTGTTAGCTGGATTACAATTGcattctgtagagctgctttatagtgAAATCAAATTGAGATGATAATAAACCATgttattaaactgaactgaataatCATGCTATTTTCTTTGAGCTTCTTTACAGCTGTTGTTGAATTGCAGTGTTTTTATGCTACTGTTGTTTTCACCGGCAACAAAATATATTCTAAGAACGTTTGGCTGATGTTCCCATTTaactataaaacttttttttggttaTGTGAATGTTAAGGAAACATTCCATTTTATCATGTTGTCAGACATAATGGGAAtgctacttttgaatgttctctgaatgttcttAACAATTAGAATGGAAAcgtttcagaaaaagaaaaaaacattacatgaaataaaatataaatataatttttgtagtATCGTTTTGAGAACAATTACTGTGTTTTTTATCTTAATGTTCTCTGAAAGTTTCAAAAGTTGTTTTTGGTTGTTAGAATGTTAAGAGAACATTCCTTTTTAGAAtgttgcaaacattatgggaatgttacttttgaacatTCCAAAAGaaacgttttaaaaaaaaaacgttacatGAACATCAAAccaaacatttatcaaaaaagtataaatattgtttttgtgcCAGTGTTTTGAGAGTGGTATTAAAGAACGGATCACTTTAAATGGACGTCCTGTTTATGTTCCTAGAATAATTTTTTGTTGATGAATTTGATCCATAATAAAGAAATGAGGTGAATCTCTGGTTATCTGCGGTGGTTTTGTTGCACAGGTGTTGTGGTCCGGAGGGTACATGGACGCGGTGAACGGGACGCTCCACATCTCTGATCAGGAGCTGGCGTCCATGAGGAAGCTGGAGGTCCTGGAGGTCCTGTGTGAGGATGTACTTCCCAGAAGCCTCTCTGAGATCCAGCGGCTCAGTGCTCAGCTGGAGCTGCGGCGGGGCTCGCTCCGGATGGATGACTTTGAGCGCACCGTCCTCACCATGGTGTTCACCGCCCAACAGCTGCCACACACCAGCCccggccaccagagggagctgtGGGCCAACACACTCCTACGACTCTATAAAGCCATCAGAGGAGACCTGCGGCCTGCAGAGGACTGACTGACCTGTGCTCCTCATCCGCGGCTAACAGCCAACGTTCAGTCGCTTGAATAGTGGCCTACATTCATTCAAACCTTTCcgtaatgtttgcaaaatggtCAAATGCAACATTCCCTTAATCTTTTCTCTAGCATTCATTTAACcaagaaaaagtgttttttaagcattaaaaacAAGGATTTTAGGAATGTTGAGAAAACATTGacataatgtttttataactaaTCTGGATTGTTAACAAAATGTTACTTGAACATAATTTTGTTGGCCGGGGCTCTGATCACAGATATTAGAGGTAAAACAATGCCAGATGCAAATAATAAATGCTGCTCAGCATATAATCATATAGAGTCGAATTAGGAGATTGCAATGCAGTTTATATTTATGTTACATATTGtttgtaaaaatagaaataaatcacttgatttaaacattttaacttgaaaaaaacaatctgtaaaatgaatagattaaTCATTTAGATTAACTTTTAATTCTGTTATAGTATGCttcacaaatatgtttttatttaaaaaaaatccaaaattcaaTACTCATTctcaaaaaaagtacatttatttcacATAATACTTCCCAAAATAAGTAGAAAATAATGTGAaactaaatgaatataaatggatcttgatttaaaaataaatgagtatAATCAGCAGATCTATAATTAAGGAATTCTGtgaaactattataatatttttccaCAAATAAGTTCTACataaaaattctgaaaataaaaaacaaatcaccCCATCTCAAAAAAAGATTAACaatactccaaaaaaaaaaagaaaagaataatacAGTCCAAACTTGCAACAACACTTACAAATAATGATTTCTGTAGGTGTAGAAGGTTctttagataattaaaatattctTTACACTGAGAAGAAATGGTTCTTTTCATAAGAACTTTTGAATATTCTGAAACAattcgatttttttatttaatgttagaaAAATGGCCAACTGATACgtttcaggagaaaaaaaaacatatcatgaaaagtgtataaatataatttttgtggtATAGTTTTGAGAACATTTacttgtgaaaaatgttttttttattaatgttctctgaatgttccAAAAGTTGTTTTTTGAAtgttgcaaacattatgggaatgatACTTTTGAACGTTCCAACAAACGTTCCAAACAAGTagaaccattaaaaaaaactaagaagaaatGGTTCTTTTCATAAGAACTGATCCCTCAAAGATGTTTTTCATCCTGGTTCCAGAAGCAGAACTGGTTTGACTAGACCTCTTTAATCACAGTGTGGTCAGATGAATGTGAGGTGCATCTTAAGATCTGTGTTTTTTATGAGTTCACCTTCACTTTGCATTAACGTGTTGTTGGTGCAGCTGATGGCACATTATCATTTCTTCTGAGATAATGCATCTCCTGATAGAATCATTATCACGTCCTTGACCGTGTTTCCTGGTCTTTCACCTGGAAATATTCCCAGGGGCACATCAAAACCTGCTTCACAGCATCTTCACTGCATTAAACGAGCCCTTCATGAGACAATAAAGGACTGGGGTTTTCATTTCACCTGTGTTTTATTGAACACGAAATATTTCAGCATCTGCCACCTGAGCAAAAGCGTTAAGACACacttagatgatgatgatgatgaagatgattatGAAGATTATGAACAAAACCAGTGGATCAAACTCATGTGCGTTCGTTACGTGTCAATAGCGCCACCTGCAGGTCACCAATATAATAGTTTCGtggcattgtaaaaaaaaaaaatatatatatatatatatatatatatatatatatgctagatTTGCCAGATTCTAGattcaccttttttatttttgattctcAGGTTCGTGACAATTTCTTATGTAAAATTGCTTTTATAAGCAGTTGTTTAAATAATGAATATGTacaactgtatgtttttttttccttttaaatgttatatgtaaCTTATAGGGTCAATTCTGCGAAATAAAGGTGTATTTTTCAGGTGCTTCCTGATAGctagcttaaaataaataaacgaatatCAACGCTTACATTGcctaatattataaattaaatataagtaCATCGTTCGGTTTTAAACTAAACATTGGAGgagtgttatttattaatttcagggttatatttatgtgttatataatgtatttatcttGGTTTGCATTTTTTTATCCTCACGTATTTTTGAGgtgaatgctattttttttttttttttttgatcaggcACGTTTGAGGACGCCGAATTCAGGGGTGAGGGTCCTAATATTGAAAACTATCAAGCGCCGTCATTTACAGGCTAAACTTATGAATTTTAACGCAAGCAAATGAGGTAAGACGGACATTTTATTCAAAACACAACCGTGTTCATATGACTGACAGAAAATCTCTTTGTTACTACTATTTCCGTCTGTTTGCGTAATAAACGTGTTGATATTTGATCTAAGAGCGGCATCAAacagctaatgctaatgctaattcaCAAACACGCAGCTGAAACATCAAATCGCTTTATTAAAATGATCGCATTTCTGTTAAACACGATGAACtgtataatttaaaattgtaattatatttagaTGTCCGTGGCAGACAGTATTTGTCTGGCTTTTGTTAATGCAGCTATTGCGATGTGTTTGTTacgtgttttttgtttgtttacttgctTGTTACTGAGACTGCGAGTCTTTATTAGGCCAGAGAACGCCATACAAAGTAGGatacgtgtgtgtgagagtgtttgtgtgtggtttaTCTTGTTTGAGTCTGAGAACGGAAGCGGAATGTGGTTGAATTTGAGCCTAAAGACATCAGAGTCATGTTAATGAAGCACACCGGAAGCTGATCACCTGAACGTGATTGACAGGTCACCCGATTTGACATAAATCAAATAACCAAGCCATGGCCAAAATATGAGGTATATAACCAGAGCAGACTGAGATGATATATCCCATAATGCAATAGTACAGTTAAAGTACAGATTATTCAGAGAGACtgacatttttaatgaatttgatgtcataatagtttaaaaaatttGATGAAATGTgcgaaactaaataaaatgaacataaaaacaagtatttaaatttaaaatatagtaaaaattttattaaaagtgGCAAGTCTTGTTAAAAAAGAAGTATTCTGTATACGCTTCATTGTCCGATGCTAAATATGGTCAAAATGATACAAAAAATTTTTTATGCtattacaaatgtttaaaaaagggTGCCGTGTACAGTAATAAAGCTAAATATTTTTTAGAACACTATGCcatgtgcaaaaaaaatattacaagtgcaaaatatatataaaaaaaattatacagtgtAATTATTCAATgcaaaattgattaaaagtgcttctaaagaaaaataaaaatgctttttttttaatgaaaattattttatatttaattatttacagtattattttaaagtataagtTTTCAGTGCCAAATTGTTTGCAAAAACAAAAGTATCTAACAAAAAGTATCTCATGTGCAAAAAACACTATActttatttaatgcaaataatttttaaaacGTGCGCCATAtgcaaaatatcataaaatatttttgcatgcaatatatttttcaatGCAAGATTGtgattaaaaatgcacaaaaaagaaaaagtatacaGTGACATTCAAAACACAGCCCTTGACTttctatgtttgtatttattaacAGATATGGTTTGATGTGTTttattgttctgttctgttttattttgcaGTAACACTAGCAGTATGCCTGCTGAACGTAAGAAGTCCGTCAACACGGAGGAGAGAGAGACGGGCTCCTCCAGCAACAAGGACAGAGACGCAGATCGACAGGCCGCCGCACCTCGCGAAAAGAGCAAAGACGAGACCAAGATGAGCGCCAAGAAGGACGGAGCCAAGACGGCCGAAGAGAAGAAGAGACGGGCCGAGGAGGACAAGAGAAAGAAGGAGGAGAAGGAGCGGAagaagaaagaggaggagaaGCAGAGGGCAGAGGAGGAGCAGaagaagaaagaggaggaggagaagagacagCAGGAGGAGCAGGAGAAGAAGCTCCTGGAGGAGGAAGCTAAACGACAGAAAGAGGAAGAGGCTGCTCAGATCAAGTGAGAGGGCTGGACCATGTAGCTCTAATGTCTCTATATTGTTTTCATAACACTAAaggaacaaatataaaatatgattaaatataaaaactgtaatCTTCCTACAGGA harbors:
- the LOC127956707 gene encoding protein FAM180A-like — encoded protein: MRQSLGLTEKQREKRRNSMTALWILSVSALMCQMSITASLHWRKALFPSAFRVKRGTAALLNPTFQKSAEDASLLFEVLWSGGYMDAVNGTLHISDQELASMRKLEVLEVLCEDVLPRSLSEIQRLSAQLELRRGSLRMDDFERTVLTMVFTAQQLPHTSPGHQRELWANTLLRLYKAIRGDLRPAED